The Desmodus rotundus isolate HL8 chromosome 3, HLdesRot8A.1, whole genome shotgun sequence genome includes a region encoding these proteins:
- the LIMA1 gene encoding LIM domain and actin-binding protein 1 isoform X1, whose protein sequence is MESTAFNRRQWTSLSLRVTAKELSLVNKNKSSAIVEIFSKYQKAAEEANMEKRRNNTENLPQHFRRGILTVLKKKWENPGLGAESLPDSLRNSSTEVRHRGDHPAEVGSSSASGAGANREERVHPRPRRGSPAEAHTQYPYPLIEDSEHLKDHSPESKKMENCLVGESRHEVGKSEISENTEAANKIEKYNVPLNRLKMMFEKGEATQTKILRAQSRSAGGRKISENNYSLDDLEIGPSQVSTPAFSLEKSETRRNLEIPRLSETSIKDRMAKYQAAVSKQSSSTNYTNELRANGSEIKIHKLEQKENVPPGPEVCVSHQDGEKVSATENSLAAHSPTTEADFPGNSQVKGEIQQPVHPKPLSPDARASSLPESSPAKAVKKFQAPARETCVECQKTVYPMERLLANQQVFHISCFRCSYCNNKLSLGTYASLHGRIYCKPHFNQLFKSKGNYDEGFGHRPHKDLWATKNENEETLEKPAQLPNAGETPQSPGVEDAPIAKVGVLTASMEAKASSRPEKEDKPAETKKLRIAWPPPTELGSSGSTLEEGIKVSKPKWPPEDEISKPESPEDVDLDLKKLRRSSSLKERSRPFTVAASFRTTSIKSPKTLSPPFRKGWSMSEQSEEFVGGIVAGKKQVENANTSEKNGSVGKTTWQNKESKGEEAGKRRSKEVYGFETGGENLVENGADLDEDERNLFKQQSPLEPKSPNWSSLADNTSTKEFSTQNQKSQDVEFWEGDVVKELSVEEQIKRNRYYDEDEDEE, encoded by the exons AACACTGAAAATCTCCCCCAGCACTTTAGAAGGGGAATCCTGACTGTGTTAAAGAAGAAGTGGGAGAACCCAGGGCTGGGAGCCGAGTCTCTCCCAGACTCTCTGCGAAACAGCAGCACTGAGGTCAGGCACAGAGGCGACCATCCTGCCGAAGTGGGGAGCAGCTCTGCCTCTGGGGCCGGAGCCAACCGAGAGGAGCGGGTCCACCCCAGACCTAGACGTGGGTCACCTGCCGAAGCCCACACGCAGTATCCGTATCCCCTCATTGAAGACAGTGAGCATCTAAAAGACCACTCACcagaaagtaaaaaaatggaaaattgtcTAGTAGGAGAATCCAGGCATGAAGTAGGAAAGTCTGAAATCAGTGAAAATACAGAAGCTGcgaacaaaatagagaaatataaTGTTCCGCTGAACAGGCTGAAAATGATGTTTGAGAAAGGCGAAGCAACTCAAACCAAG ATTCTTCGGGCCCAAAGCCGAAGTGCAGGTGGAAGGAAGATCTCTGAAAACAACTATTCTCTGGACGATTTGGAAATAGGGCCAA GTCAAGTGTCCACTCCTGCATTCAGTTTGGAGAAAAGTGAGACTAGACGAAATCTGGAGATCCCACGCCTGTCAGAAACCTCCATAAAGGATCGAATGGCCAAGTACCAGGCAGCTGTGTCCAAACAAAGCAGCTCTACCAACTATACA aatgaaCTGAGAGCCAATGGCAGTGAAATCAAAATTCACAAGTTGGAGCAAAAGGAGAATGTACCCCCGGGTCCTGAGGTCTGTGTCTCCCATCAAGATGGAGAAAAG GTTTCTGCAACTGAGAATAGCCTGGCAGCCCATTCCCCCACTACTGAAGCTGACTTCC CAGGTAACTCCCAGGTTAAGGGTGAGATCCAGCAACCTGTCCATCCCAAGCCACTAAGTCCAGATGCCAGAGCCTCCAGCCTTCCTGAAAGTTCTCCTGCCAAAGCAGTGAAG aagTTTCAGGCACCTGCAAGAGAGACCTGTGTGGAATGTCAGAAGACAGTCTACCCAATGGAGCGGCTCTTGGCCAACCAGCAAGTGTTTCACATCAGCTGCTTCCGTTGCTCCTACTGCAACAACAAACTTAG TCTAGGAACGTATGCATCATTACATGGGAGAATCTATTGCAAGCCTCACTTCAATCAACTCTTTAAATCTAAAGGGAACTATGATGAAGGCTTTGGGCACAGACCACACAAGGATCTGTGGGcaaccaaaaatgaaaatgaagagacacTGGAGAAACCAGCCCAGCTTCCAAATGCAGGGGAGACACCTCAGAGCCCAGGAGTAGAAGATGCCCCCATTGCTAAGGTGGGTGTGCTGACCGCAAGTATGGAAGCCAAGGCGTCCTCTCGGCCAGAGAAAGAAGACAAGCCAGCTGAAACTAAGAAGTTAAGGATCGCCTGGCCACCCCCCACTGAACTTGGCAGTTCAGGAAGTACACTGGAGGAGGGGATCAAAGTATCCAAGCCCAAATGGCCTCCTGAGGATGAAATCAGCAAGCCTGAATCTCCAGAGGATGTAGACCTGGATCTGAAGAAACTAAGACGATCTTCCTCACTGAAGGAAAGAAGCCGCCCGTTCACTGTAGCAGCCTCATTTCGAACCACTTCCATAAAGAGCCCAAAAACCTTGTCCCCACCTTTCAGGAAGGGCTGGAGCATGTCAGAGCAGAGTGAGGAGTTTGTAGGAGGAATAGTGGCAGGAAAGAAACAAGTGGAAAATGCCAACACCTCTGAGAAGAATGGGAGTGTGGGAAAAACAACCTGGCAAAATAAGGAATCTaaaggagaggaggcagggaagagaagaagTAAGGAAGTTTATGGTTTTGAAACAGGCGGTGAGAATCTTGTAGAAAATGGTGCAGACTTAGATGAAGATGAGAGAAACCTTTTCAAACAGCAGTCTCCACTAGAACCCAAGTCTCCAAATTGGTCCAGCCTTGCAGACAACACCTCCACTAAAGAATTCTCTACTCAGAATCAGAAGTCCCAGGATGTGGAGTTCTGGGAGGGTGATGTAGTCAAAGAGCTGTCCGTAGAGGAGCAGATAAAGAGAAATCGGTACTacgatgaggatgaggatgaggaatGA
- the LIMA1 gene encoding LIM domain and actin-binding protein 1 isoform X2 — protein MESTAFNRRQWTSLSLRVTAKELSLVNKNKSSAIVEIFSKYQKAAEEANMEKRRNNTENLPQHFRRGILTVLKKKWENPGLGAESLPDSLRNSSTEVRHRGDHPAEVGSSSASGAGANREERVHPRPRRGSPAEAHTQYPYPLIEDSEHLKDHSPESKKMENCLVGESRHEVGKSEISENTEAANKIEKYNVPLNRLKMMFEKGEATQTKILRAQSRSAGGRKISENNYSLDDLEIGPSQVSTPAFSLEKSETRRNLEIPRLSETSIKDRMAKYQAAVSKQSSSTNYTNELRANGSEIKIHKLEQKENVPPGPEVCVSHQDGEKVSATENSLAAHSPTTEADFRNSQVKGEIQQPVHPKPLSPDARASSLPESSPAKAVKKFQAPARETCVECQKTVYPMERLLANQQVFHISCFRCSYCNNKLSLGTYASLHGRIYCKPHFNQLFKSKGNYDEGFGHRPHKDLWATKNENEETLEKPAQLPNAGETPQSPGVEDAPIAKVGVLTASMEAKASSRPEKEDKPAETKKLRIAWPPPTELGSSGSTLEEGIKVSKPKWPPEDEISKPESPEDVDLDLKKLRRSSSLKERSRPFTVAASFRTTSIKSPKTLSPPFRKGWSMSEQSEEFVGGIVAGKKQVENANTSEKNGSVGKTTWQNKESKGEEAGKRRSKEVYGFETGGENLVENGADLDEDERNLFKQQSPLEPKSPNWSSLADNTSTKEFSTQNQKSQDVEFWEGDVVKELSVEEQIKRNRYYDEDEDEE, from the exons AACACTGAAAATCTCCCCCAGCACTTTAGAAGGGGAATCCTGACTGTGTTAAAGAAGAAGTGGGAGAACCCAGGGCTGGGAGCCGAGTCTCTCCCAGACTCTCTGCGAAACAGCAGCACTGAGGTCAGGCACAGAGGCGACCATCCTGCCGAAGTGGGGAGCAGCTCTGCCTCTGGGGCCGGAGCCAACCGAGAGGAGCGGGTCCACCCCAGACCTAGACGTGGGTCACCTGCCGAAGCCCACACGCAGTATCCGTATCCCCTCATTGAAGACAGTGAGCATCTAAAAGACCACTCACcagaaagtaaaaaaatggaaaattgtcTAGTAGGAGAATCCAGGCATGAAGTAGGAAAGTCTGAAATCAGTGAAAATACAGAAGCTGcgaacaaaatagagaaatataaTGTTCCGCTGAACAGGCTGAAAATGATGTTTGAGAAAGGCGAAGCAACTCAAACCAAG ATTCTTCGGGCCCAAAGCCGAAGTGCAGGTGGAAGGAAGATCTCTGAAAACAACTATTCTCTGGACGATTTGGAAATAGGGCCAA GTCAAGTGTCCACTCCTGCATTCAGTTTGGAGAAAAGTGAGACTAGACGAAATCTGGAGATCCCACGCCTGTCAGAAACCTCCATAAAGGATCGAATGGCCAAGTACCAGGCAGCTGTGTCCAAACAAAGCAGCTCTACCAACTATACA aatgaaCTGAGAGCCAATGGCAGTGAAATCAAAATTCACAAGTTGGAGCAAAAGGAGAATGTACCCCCGGGTCCTGAGGTCTGTGTCTCCCATCAAGATGGAGAAAAG GTTTCTGCAACTGAGAATAGCCTGGCAGCCCATTCCCCCACTACTGAAGCTGACTTCC GTAACTCCCAGGTTAAGGGTGAGATCCAGCAACCTGTCCATCCCAAGCCACTAAGTCCAGATGCCAGAGCCTCCAGCCTTCCTGAAAGTTCTCCTGCCAAAGCAGTGAAG aagTTTCAGGCACCTGCAAGAGAGACCTGTGTGGAATGTCAGAAGACAGTCTACCCAATGGAGCGGCTCTTGGCCAACCAGCAAGTGTTTCACATCAGCTGCTTCCGTTGCTCCTACTGCAACAACAAACTTAG TCTAGGAACGTATGCATCATTACATGGGAGAATCTATTGCAAGCCTCACTTCAATCAACTCTTTAAATCTAAAGGGAACTATGATGAAGGCTTTGGGCACAGACCACACAAGGATCTGTGGGcaaccaaaaatgaaaatgaagagacacTGGAGAAACCAGCCCAGCTTCCAAATGCAGGGGAGACACCTCAGAGCCCAGGAGTAGAAGATGCCCCCATTGCTAAGGTGGGTGTGCTGACCGCAAGTATGGAAGCCAAGGCGTCCTCTCGGCCAGAGAAAGAAGACAAGCCAGCTGAAACTAAGAAGTTAAGGATCGCCTGGCCACCCCCCACTGAACTTGGCAGTTCAGGAAGTACACTGGAGGAGGGGATCAAAGTATCCAAGCCCAAATGGCCTCCTGAGGATGAAATCAGCAAGCCTGAATCTCCAGAGGATGTAGACCTGGATCTGAAGAAACTAAGACGATCTTCCTCACTGAAGGAAAGAAGCCGCCCGTTCACTGTAGCAGCCTCATTTCGAACCACTTCCATAAAGAGCCCAAAAACCTTGTCCCCACCTTTCAGGAAGGGCTGGAGCATGTCAGAGCAGAGTGAGGAGTTTGTAGGAGGAATAGTGGCAGGAAAGAAACAAGTGGAAAATGCCAACACCTCTGAGAAGAATGGGAGTGTGGGAAAAACAACCTGGCAAAATAAGGAATCTaaaggagaggaggcagggaagagaagaagTAAGGAAGTTTATGGTTTTGAAACAGGCGGTGAGAATCTTGTAGAAAATGGTGCAGACTTAGATGAAGATGAGAGAAACCTTTTCAAACAGCAGTCTCCACTAGAACCCAAGTCTCCAAATTGGTCCAGCCTTGCAGACAACACCTCCACTAAAGAATTCTCTACTCAGAATCAGAAGTCCCAGGATGTGGAGTTCTGGGAGGGTGATGTAGTCAAAGAGCTGTCCGTAGAGGAGCAGATAAAGAGAAATCGGTACTacgatgaggatgaggatgaggaatGA